The proteins below come from a single Kosakonia sp. SMBL-WEM22 genomic window:
- the mrdA gene encoding peptidoglycan DD-transpeptidase MrdA: protein MKLQNSFRDYTAESALFVRRAVVAFTGILLLSGVLIANLYNLQIVRFADYQTRSNENRIKLVPIAPSRGIIYDRNGTPLALNRTIYQVEMMPEKVDNVQQTLDALRDVVDLNDDDIANFKKERARSHRFTSIPVKTNLTEVQVARFAVNQYRFPGVEVKGYKRRFYPYGSALTHVIGYVSKINDKDVERLDKDGKLANYAATHDIGKLGIERYYEDVLHGQTGYEEVEVNNRGRVIRQLKEVPPQAGHDIYLTLDLKLQQYIETLLAGSRAAVVVTDPRTGSILALVSTPSYDPNLFVDGISSKDYSGLLNDPNTPLINRATQGVYPPASTVKPYVAVSALSAGVINRNTSLFDPGWWQLPGSEKRYRDWKKWGHGHLNVTKSLEESADTFFYQVAYDMGIDRLSEWMGKFGYGHYTGIDLSEERSGNMPTREWKLKRFKKPWYQGDTIPVGIGQGYWTATPIQMNKAMMTLINDGIVKVPHLLMSTVEDGKKVPWKQPTQPPVGDIHSGYWEIAKDGMYGVANRPNGTGHKYFANAPYKAAAKSGTAQVFGLKANETYNAHRIAERLRDHKLMTAFAPYDNPQVAVAMILENGGAGPAVGTIMRQILDHIMLGDNNTELPAENPSTAAAEDQ, encoded by the coding sequence ATGAAATTACAGAACTCTTTTCGCGACTATACGGCTGAGTCCGCGCTGTTTGTGCGCCGGGCAGTGGTCGCTTTTACGGGTATATTGCTGCTTTCCGGCGTGCTGATCGCCAACCTGTATAACCTGCAAATTGTCCGCTTTGCGGACTATCAAACCCGCTCCAACGAAAACCGCATCAAACTGGTGCCCATCGCGCCCAGTCGCGGCATTATTTACGATCGCAACGGCACGCCGCTGGCGCTGAACCGCACCATCTACCAGGTGGAGATGATGCCGGAAAAGGTCGATAACGTGCAGCAAACCCTCGACGCGCTGCGCGATGTGGTCGATCTGAACGATGATGATATCGCCAACTTCAAAAAGGAGCGCGCGCGCTCGCACCGCTTCACCTCGATTCCGGTGAAAACCAACCTCACCGAAGTGCAGGTGGCGCGCTTCGCCGTCAACCAGTACCGCTTTCCCGGCGTGGAAGTAAAAGGCTATAAACGTCGCTTCTACCCCTATGGCTCTGCGTTGACGCACGTAATCGGCTATGTTTCGAAAATCAACGATAAAGACGTCGAGCGGCTGGATAAAGATGGCAAACTCGCCAACTACGCCGCGACCCACGATATCGGCAAGCTCGGCATCGAGCGCTACTACGAAGATGTGCTGCACGGCCAGACCGGTTATGAAGAAGTGGAAGTGAACAACCGTGGCCGCGTGATCCGCCAGTTGAAAGAGGTGCCGCCGCAGGCGGGACACGATATCTATCTGACGCTCGATCTTAAACTGCAACAGTATATTGAAACCCTGCTCGCTGGCAGCCGCGCCGCAGTGGTCGTAACGGACCCGCGCACCGGCAGTATTCTGGCGCTGGTCTCGACGCCAAGCTACGACCCGAACCTGTTTGTTGACGGGATCTCGAGCAAGGATTACTCCGGGCTGCTCAATGACCCGAACACGCCGCTGATTAACCGCGCCACCCAGGGCGTCTACCCTCCCGCCTCCACGGTTAAACCCTATGTCGCGGTTTCAGCGCTCAGCGCCGGGGTGATCAACCGTAATACCAGCCTGTTCGATCCCGGCTGGTGGCAGCTTCCGGGTTCCGAAAAACGGTACCGCGACTGGAAAAAATGGGGTCACGGCCATCTGAATGTCACCAAATCGCTGGAAGAGTCTGCCGATACCTTCTTCTACCAGGTTGCTTACGACATGGGCATCGACAGGCTCTCCGAGTGGATGGGCAAGTTCGGTTACGGCCACTACACCGGTATCGACCTTTCGGAAGAGCGCTCCGGCAACATGCCAACCCGCGAATGGAAACTGAAGCGCTTTAAGAAACCCTGGTATCAGGGCGATACCATCCCGGTCGGCATCGGCCAGGGGTACTGGACCGCTACGCCTATCCAGATGAACAAAGCAATGATGACGCTGATTAACGACGGTATCGTAAAAGTGCCGCATCTGTTGATGAGCACCGTTGAGGACGGTAAAAAAGTGCCGTGGAAGCAGCCAACGCAGCCGCCGGTGGGTGATATTCACTCCGGCTACTGGGAAATTGCCAAAGATGGCATGTATGGCGTAGCAAACCGCCCTAACGGTACCGGTCACAAATACTTTGCCAACGCGCCTTACAAAGCGGCGGCGAAATCGGGTACCGCGCAGGTCTTTGGCCTGAAGGCGAACGAAACCTATAACGCTCACCGTATTGCCGAGCGTCTGCGTGACCATAAATTGATGACCGCTTTCGCCCCGTATGATAATCCGCAGGTCGCCGTTGCCATGATTCTGGAAAACGGCGGTGCAGGCCCGGCCGTGGGTACCATCATGCGACAGATCCTCGACCACATTATGCTTGGCGAC
- the rlmH gene encoding 23S rRNA (pseudouridine(1915)-N(3))-methyltransferase RlmH, which translates to MKLQLVAVGTKMPDWVQTGFTEYLRRFPKDMPFELVEIPAGKRGKNADIKRILDKEGELMLAAAGKNRIVTLDIPGKPWDTPQLAHELERWKQDGRDVSLLIGGPEGLSPACKAAAEQSWSLSALTLPHPLVRVLVAESLYRAWSITTNHPYHRE; encoded by the coding sequence GTGAAGCTGCAACTCGTCGCCGTCGGCACAAAAATGCCGGACTGGGTACAGACAGGTTTTACTGAGTATCTGCGCCGCTTTCCAAAAGATATGCCGTTTGAGTTGGTGGAAATTCCCGCCGGCAAGCGCGGCAAAAATGCGGATATCAAGCGGATCCTCGATAAAGAGGGTGAATTGATGCTGGCCGCCGCCGGCAAAAACCGCATCGTCACCCTTGATATCCCCGGCAAACCGTGGGATACGCCGCAGCTGGCGCATGAGCTGGAACGCTGGAAGCAGGACGGACGCGACGTCAGCCTGCTGATCGGCGGCCCGGAAGGGTTGTCTCCCGCCTGCAAAGCGGCAGCTGAACAAAGTTGGTCGCTCTCAGCGTTGACTCTTCCTCACCCGCTGGTGCGTGTGCTGGTTGCCGAAAGCCTGTATCGCGCATGGAGTATTACGACCAACCATCCTTATCACCGTGAGTAA
- the rsfS gene encoding ribosome silencing factor encodes MQGKALQDFVIDKIDDLKGQDIVAIDVQGKSSITDCMIVCTGTSSRHVASIADHVVQESRAAGMLPLGVEGESAADWVVVDLGDVMVHVMQEESRRLYELEKLWS; translated from the coding sequence TTGCAGGGTAAAGCACTCCAGGATTTTGTTATCGACAAAATTGATGACCTGAAAGGTCAGGACATCGTCGCCATTGACGTTCAGGGCAAATCGAGCATTACCGATTGCATGATCGTCTGTACCGGCACTTCAAGCCGTCATGTTGCCTCTATTGCGGATCACGTGGTTCAGGAGTCCCGCGCGGCGGGCATGCTGCCGCTGGGCGTAGAGGGCGAAAGCGCCGCCGATTGGGTGGTGGTTGATCTGGGCGACGTGATGGTCCATGTCATGCAGGAAGAGAGCCGTCGTCTGTACGAGCTGGAAAAACTCTGGAGTTGA